One genomic region from Bufo bufo chromosome 3, aBufBuf1.1, whole genome shotgun sequence encodes:
- the HGD gene encoding homogentisate 1,2-dioxygenase — protein sequence MPGLYTLCGAGDPKSRNGIAIHIYTCNVSMIDRCLYNSDGDFLIVPQQGKLLILTEFGKILVEPNEICVLQQGMRFSVEVFGNSRGYILEVFGVHFELPDLGPIGANGLANPRDFLTPVAWYEDRTVAGGYTVISKYQGKLFSAKQDFSPFNVVAWHGNYAPYKYNLDNFMVINCVAFDHADPSIFTVLTAKSLRPGVAIADFVIFPPRWGVADRTFRPPYYHRNCMSEFMGLIKGHYEAKEGGFQPGGGSLHSAMTPHGPDLDCFEKASTATLAPERVAEGTMAFMFESSLSMAVTRWGLETCRRLDKEYYRCWESLRSHFTPSQRSKP from the exons ATGCCG GGACTGTACACGCTCTGTGGAGCTGGAGACCCCAAGTCACGCAATGGGATCGCCATCCATATTTACACCTGCAATgtgtcaatgattgacag GTGCTTGTATAACTCTGATGGGGACTTTCTCATCG TCCCACAACAAGGAAAACTCTTAATTCTGACTGAGTTTGGGAAGATATTGGTGGAACCAAATGAGATCTGTGTCCTTCAG CAAGGGATGAGGTTCAGCGTTGAGGTCTTTGGTAACTCCAGAGGTTACATCCTGGAAGTATTTGGGGTCCACTTTGAGCTCCCTGACCTGGGACCAATAG GAGCCAATGGCCTGGCTAACCCCCGGGATTTCCTGACCCCTGTGGCCTGGTATGAAGACAGGACAGTGGCCGGTGGTTACACGGTGATCAGCAAGTATCAGGGGAAGCTCTTCTCTGCAAAACAG GACTTTTCACCATTCAATGTGGTTGCCTGGCATGGGAACTATGCCCCCTATAAGTACAATCTGGACAACTTCATGGTCATTAACTGCGTTGCGTTTGACCACGCG GACCCTTCCATCTTCACTGTGCTGACTGCTAAATCCCTCAGACCTGGGGTCGCTATTGCAGATTTTGTCATTTTCCCGCCCCGCTGGGGGGTGGCTGACCGCACCTTCCGCCCTCCCTATTACCACA GGAACTGCATGAGCGAGTTCATGGGTCTGATCAAGGGTCACTATGAAGCCAAAGAAGGAGGGTTCCAGCCCGGGGGAGGAAGCCTGCACAGTGCAATGACCCCTCATGGGCCGGACCTTGACTGCTTCGAGAAGGCGAGCACTGCCACGCTGGCGCCAGAACGGGTGGCGGAAGGAACAATG GCCTTCATGTTCGAGTCCTCCCTCAGCATGGCTGTGACCCGGTGGGGACTGGAGACCTGCAGACGCCTGGACAAAGAATACTACCGCTGCTGGGAGTCGCTGCGCAGCCACTTCACCCCCTCACAGCGCAGCAAGCCCTGA